Proteins encoded by one window of Gemmatimonadota bacterium:
- a CDS encoding SLC13/DASS family transporter, protein MLNKKIERWGLWLGPIIGLGVIVFGDLKPGHPEVTHTAGVACWMAVWWMTEAVPLAATALLPVVLFPLLGIMSGQEVAPLYLNHIIFLFVGGFMVALGMQRWNLHRRIALRLLLLFGGCPRCILTGFMLVTAFLSMWISNTATTMMMVPIALAIVVRMEEQGVASGSFGTAVFLGVAYAASIGGSATLVGTPTNLSFVRILSIHFAEVPEISFAMWFAFALPLACVMLVCAWGALCLVFGIRGRGDDIDLSVVRAQYAELGPMSFAEKVVLADFVLLALLWLSRRPIQIGDWTLPGWSQFFESGGLITDGSVAMAMALILFVVPARDGAKSRVMDWQTAGNVPWHIVLLIGGGFALASGFKESGLSLWCAQQLEGMGRLHPLFLVGGLCVMMTFLTELTSNTATAEMFLPVLAALSVAVGLNPLLLMIPATLSCSCAFMLPVATPPNAIVFGTDRISMRDMARVGVGLNLIGAVMITAAIAVVGRVVLGIELGVMPDWAKIQ, encoded by the coding sequence ATGCTAAATAAAAAAATAGAACGCTGGGGGCTGTGGCTCGGTCCGATAATTGGGCTGGGAGTTATAGTCTTTGGAGATCTCAAGCCTGGGCATCCGGAGGTGACACATACGGCAGGTGTGGCCTGCTGGATGGCGGTTTGGTGGATGACAGAGGCCGTGCCTTTGGCTGCGACGGCACTGTTGCCCGTGGTGCTGTTTCCCCTGCTGGGTATTATGAGCGGGCAAGAGGTTGCGCCACTTTATTTGAATCATATTATTTTTTTGTTTGTCGGTGGTTTTATGGTGGCATTGGGCATGCAACGCTGGAATTTACACCGGCGAATTGCCCTGCGCTTGCTGCTCCTTTTTGGAGGGTGTCCCCGATGTATCCTGACGGGTTTTATGCTGGTAACGGCGTTTTTGTCCATGTGGATTTCCAATACGGCGACAACGATGATGATGGTGCCTATTGCGCTTGCAATTGTGGTTAGAATGGAAGAGCAGGGTGTGGCATCTGGTTCTTTTGGCACGGCGGTGTTTCTGGGGGTGGCTTATGCGGCTTCAATTGGTGGGAGTGCAACGCTTGTGGGTACGCCGACCAATTTGTCTTTTGTGAGGATTTTATCGATTCATTTTGCAGAAGTTCCCGAGATTTCATTTGCGATGTGGTTTGCTTTTGCTCTGCCTCTGGCATGTGTGATGCTCGTTTGTGCGTGGGGTGCGCTTTGCCTTGTTTTTGGCATTCGCGGTCGCGGCGATGATATTGATCTGAGTGTGGTGCGCGCGCAATATGCCGAGTTGGGGCCGATGTCATTTGCCGAGAAGGTCGTGCTGGCCGATTTTGTATTGTTGGCGCTGTTGTGGTTGTCGAGACGCCCCATTCAAATTGGCGATTGGACGCTGCCGGGCTGGTCTCAGTTTTTCGAATCTGGCGGATTGATAACCGATGGGTCGGTTGCTATGGCAATGGCTCTGATTTTATTTGTCGTGCCCGCGCGGGATGGCGCGAAATCCAGGGTGATGGATTGGCAAACGGCTGGCAATGTGCCCTGGCATATTGTTTTGCTGATTGGCGGTGGATTTGCTCTGGCAAGTGGGTTTAAGGAGTCGGGGTTGTCGCTCTGGTGCGCGCAGCAGTTGGAGGGTATGGGGCGCTTGCATCCTCTGTTTTTGGTCGGTGGTTTGTGTGTGATGATGACTTTTTTGACAGAGTTGACTTCCAATACGGCAACGGCAGAGATGTTTCTTCCGGTTTTAGCGGCGTTATCTGTGGCGGTGGGTCTCAATCCATTGTTGCTGATGATTCCAGCCACGTTGTCGTGTTCTTGTGCGTTTATGTTGCCGGTAGCTACGCCGCCCAATGCAATTGTGTTTGGCACGGATAGAATTTCTATGCGCGATATGGCGCGCGTGGGCGTGGGGTTGAATTTAATAGGGGCTGTGATGATTACTGCTGCGATTGCTGTTGTTGGTCGCGTTGTGCTGGGTATTGAACTTGGGGTGATGCCCGATTGGGCGAAAATTCAATAG